One window of Azospirillaceae bacterium genomic DNA carries:
- a CDS encoding alpha/beta fold hydrolase — protein MTQAISRGYVPGPHGQLHYRQAGPQGAVAGRPLVLFHQNPSSSFEFEVLMAELARDRRVLAFDTPGYGMSDGPSEPLSMAGYAGILADALPAVGIDSALGCDVYGFHTGALIAVEVALARPDLVRAVALTGLPMRSPEERAERLAAARNPTPLDEAGETAMGLARRLWDFVVVNRSKGVTLARAAENWIDKLRTLDRITWAYVGVWSFNFEARMPLLKQPVLLLQPHEEILRQSIAAVALCPDHRVVEMPEWSRDIFDIPEAVTRIGEELRRFLDQSH, from the coding sequence ATGACGCAGGCCATTTCGCGCGGCTATGTGCCCGGCCCCCACGGCCAACTCCATTACCGCCAGGCCGGTCCGCAGGGTGCCGTTGCCGGTCGCCCGCTGGTCCTGTTCCACCAGAACCCGTCCTCCTCTTTCGAGTTCGAGGTGCTGATGGCGGAACTGGCGCGGGACCGCCGGGTCCTGGCCTTCGACACGCCGGGCTACGGCATGTCCGACGGCCCGTCGGAACCGCTGAGCATGGCGGGTTACGCCGGCATCCTGGCGGACGCCCTGCCCGCCGTCGGTATCGACAGTGCCCTGGGCTGCGACGTCTACGGCTTCCACACCGGCGCGCTGATCGCGGTGGAGGTGGCGCTGGCCCGGCCCGACCTGGTCCGCGCCGTGGCCCTGACCGGCCTGCCCATGCGCAGCCCGGAGGAACGGGCGGAACGGCTGGCCGCCGCCCGCAACCCCACGCCCCTGGATGAGGCGGGTGAGACGGCGATGGGCCTGGCCCGGCGCCTGTGGGATTTCGTCGTCGTCAACCGGAGCAAGGGCGTCACGCTGGCCCGCGCCGCGGAAAACTGGATCGACAAGCTGCGCACCCTGGACCGCATCACCTGGGCCTATGTCGGGGTGTGGAGCTTCAATTTCGAGGCGCGGATGCCCCTGCTGAAACAGCCCGTGCTGCTGCTTCAGCCCCATGAAGAGATCTTGCGGCAATCGATCGCCGCCGTCGCCCTCTGCCCCGACCACCGCGTCGTGGAGATGCCGGAGTGGAGCCGCGACATTTTCGATATCCCGGAAGCGGTCACCCGCATCGGTGAAGAGTTGCGCCGCTTCCTCGACCAATCACATTGA